One window of the Candidatus Jettenia sp. genome contains the following:
- a CDS encoding nitrate reductase — MATQWKKSVCPYCGIGCGLMVGIEEGKVVNIHGMKEHPVNHGGSCTLVYNFSPLFTDRDRLTQPMIRRNGTLLPVTWDDAIMHVANEFYRIIREYGPGAIAFYGGAAAFNEEYYLINKLMKGYIGTNNVECTSRLCMASTAMGFISTFGANAPPTCYADIEEADLFLIAGMNMAVSLPVIFNRVCATRKTKGARTIVIDPRKTETAAIADIHLQIRPGTDVALNNALAYILLEEGFVHEEEVAHYTTGLDDLKLVLKEYSPSRVARITGCTQEQIFKAAHLIGHAKAMLTFWLQGYNQSTQAVFKNNTLHNLSLLTGNFCRPGAGPLSIAGESNSLGSRWIGVQSHLLPGMRFVTNPAHRQEIADFWGIPIEKIQSMPGRSIIDIIKGLHTGEVRALWVMSSNPAASLPYTQWVTEGLKKAEFLVVQDILHPTETTVLADVILAGAQWSEKTVTLISSERRIELAEKILDPPGMAKPDYEIICLIARAMGFSEEFSYTSGEEVFEELKEITRGRICDMNGVSYERLRNTMGLQLPCPKADHPGTARLFSDIRFPRPDGRAALLARDYRELAETADDDYPFILITGRLASQFNTGTRTRRIKKLIDIEPNNFVEIHSADAQRLGIIEGDEVEMASRRGSIRCIAHIKDHVLEGNVYMNLCCGNSFLTENDKQVNFVCNTVYDAHSKQPELKCCAVKITKVASI, encoded by the coding sequence ATGGCGACCCAGTGGAAGAAGTCAGTATGCCCGTATTGTGGTATAGGGTGCGGGTTAATGGTAGGTATTGAAGAGGGAAAGGTCGTTAACATCCATGGGATGAAGGAGCATCCTGTTAACCATGGCGGATCCTGCACACTTGTGTATAATTTCTCGCCTCTCTTTACTGACAGGGATAGATTGACACAGCCTATGATTCGCCGTAACGGTACCTTACTGCCCGTTACGTGGGATGATGCCATTATGCATGTTGCCAATGAATTTTATCGTATTATTCGGGAATACGGACCAGGTGCAATTGCTTTCTACGGTGGAGCTGCTGCTTTTAATGAAGAATACTATCTCATAAATAAACTCATGAAGGGATATATCGGCACAAATAATGTGGAGTGTACCTCCCGCTTATGCATGGCAAGTACCGCAATGGGATTTATTTCTACCTTCGGCGCTAATGCCCCGCCTACCTGTTATGCCGACATCGAAGAGGCAGACCTGTTTCTTATTGCCGGCATGAATATGGCAGTATCATTGCCTGTTATATTCAACCGTGTGTGCGCTACGAGGAAGACCAAAGGCGCCAGGACTATTGTTATTGATCCCCGGAAAACAGAAACTGCTGCCATTGCAGATATCCATCTTCAAATCAGGCCTGGCACTGATGTTGCTCTTAATAACGCACTGGCCTATATTCTTCTTGAAGAAGGTTTTGTACATGAAGAGGAGGTTGCACACTATACCACCGGGCTTGATGATTTAAAATTGGTATTAAAAGAATATTCACCATCGCGCGTCGCCAGGATTACGGGTTGTACACAAGAGCAGATCTTCAAGGCTGCGCATCTCATCGGCCATGCGAAAGCAATGCTAACCTTTTGGCTGCAAGGTTACAACCAGTCAACCCAGGCGGTCTTCAAAAATAATACGTTACACAACTTGTCATTATTGACAGGGAATTTTTGTCGTCCCGGGGCTGGTCCATTATCTATTGCGGGCGAGTCAAATAGTTTGGGCAGCCGGTGGATTGGCGTACAGTCGCACCTTTTACCTGGCATGCGTTTTGTTACCAATCCTGCGCATCGGCAAGAGATCGCTGATTTTTGGGGTATTCCGATTGAAAAAATTCAATCCATGCCCGGTCGTTCGATTATCGATATTATCAAGGGACTCCATACGGGCGAAGTCCGTGCATTATGGGTTATGTCTTCCAATCCTGCAGCTTCTCTTCCTTATACCCAATGGGTAACTGAAGGACTTAAGAAGGCAGAGTTTCTGGTCGTTCAGGATATACTTCATCCTACAGAAACAACCGTACTGGCAGACGTGATTCTTGCTGGTGCCCAATGGTCCGAAAAGACCGTTACCCTTATCTCTTCTGAGCGGCGTATCGAACTGGCAGAAAAGATCCTCGATCCACCGGGAATGGCAAAGCCTGACTATGAGATCATTTGCCTCATCGCAAGGGCTATGGGGTTCAGTGAGGAATTTTCTTATACTTCGGGTGAGGAGGTGTTTGAAGAATTGAAGGAGATTACCCGCGGACGTATCTGTGATATGAATGGTGTGAGCTACGAGCGACTCCGGAATACGATGGGTCTGCAGTTGCCCTGTCCCAAAGCGGATCATCCGGGTACGGCAAGGTTGTTTTCTGACATTCGGTTTCCGAGGCCGGACGGTCGTGCTGCGCTGCTTGCCCGGGATTATAGAGAACTAGCCGAAACGGCTGATGATGACTATCCCTTTATCCTTATCACTGGTCGCCTTGCTAGTCAATTCAATACCGGTACTCGTACCCGCCGCATTAAAAAGCTTATCGATATTGAACCAAATAATTTTGTGGAGATCCATTCCGCAGATGCTCAACGTCTCGGAATTATTGAAGGGGATGAGGTTGAAATGGCTTCACGACGGGGTAGTATTCGATGTATTGCCCATATTAAAGACCATGTACTCGAAGGTAATGTTTATATGAATTTATGTTGTGGTAATTCATTTTTGACCGAAAATGATAAACAGGTCAATTTTGTTTGCAATACGGTTTACGATGCTCATTCCAAACAGCCTGAGCTGAAGTGCTGCGCCGTTAAGATAACGAAAGTTGCATCAATATGA
- a CDS encoding PAS domain-containing protein, with product MTLPIVWELKGKNSYGGNFMIGQDKKKNRELTQHTIKFFEKLLRASSDGIVITDAAHNIIIVNEAFCDFFGRQHREVIETDLFFWLEQLGTSSLKRWAEMESRVHSEGLCHDTEFTLMTHEGIKHLSVNASLMEKVGTEESGTIISIWRDITKQKRIEEELKILNKSLEQRVAEKTLALIESNKELRVKIAEQRLSEEALRTSESKYRLLLENLPQRIFYKNKDSMYISCNENYAGDMCIKPDEIQGKTDYDFFPKALAEKYRADDKRIMESGKAEEIEEKYVKDGQEYIIHTVKTPMKDEKGTIIGILGIFWDITEKIAMEKEAIRSRHLVSLGELAASVAHEVNNPITGVINYAQILCNKSTEGSKEKDIANRIIREGDRIASIVQSLLSFARISDKKEKKSIISVHEILSDTLILTKAQLRQEGIRIKLDIPQRLPEIVADPQQIQQVFLNAISNARYALNQKYPETHDNKILEVLGEEMTIDNQQCVKITFYDHGTGIPAEIRDKIMDPFFTTKPRGKGTGLGLSISQSIIQDHHGKLTIESIEGEFTKVAIIFPVMAKTG from the coding sequence ATGACATTGCCTATCGTATGGGAACTGAAGGGTAAAAATTCATACGGTGGAAATTTCATGATTGGACAAGATAAAAAAAAGAACAGAGAGCTTACTCAGCATACAATTAAATTTTTTGAGAAGCTGCTGCGGGCATCAAGTGATGGAATTGTGATTACCGATGCAGCACATAATATCATTATTGTCAATGAGGCGTTCTGTGATTTCTTTGGACGGCAACATCGTGAGGTCATCGAAACAGATCTGTTCTTTTGGTTAGAACAACTTGGTACCAGTAGTCTCAAACGCTGGGCTGAAATGGAGAGCCGGGTCCATAGTGAAGGCTTATGTCATGATACAGAATTTACCCTGATGACACACGAGGGGATAAAACACTTAAGCGTCAATGCCTCTCTTATGGAGAAAGTTGGCACCGAAGAATCTGGTACTATAATTAGTATCTGGCGGGATATTACAAAACAAAAGCGAATTGAAGAAGAGCTGAAAATCCTCAACAAATCTCTGGAGCAACGGGTAGCAGAAAAGACACTGGCGCTGATAGAATCAAACAAAGAACTTCGTGTGAAAATTGCAGAGCAGAGATTGTCTGAAGAAGCACTGCGTACGAGTGAGAGCAAGTATCGGTTGCTTCTGGAGAATCTTCCCCAAAGAATCTTTTATAAAAATAAAGATTCAATGTATATATCCTGTAATGAGAATTATGCAGGGGATATGTGTATCAAACCGGATGAGATTCAGGGAAAGACAGATTATGATTTCTTTCCGAAGGCACTTGCTGAAAAATACCGGGCAGATGACAAGAGAATTATGGAATCAGGGAAAGCTGAGGAGATTGAGGAAAAATACGTCAAAGATGGGCAGGAATATATTATACATACCGTGAAAACTCCTATGAAAGATGAAAAGGGCACTATCATCGGTATATTGGGTATTTTCTGGGATATCACGGAAAAGATAGCTATGGAGAAGGAGGCTATACGCTCCAGACACCTGGTATCATTGGGTGAACTGGCGGCAAGTGTTGCTCACGAAGTGAATAATCCTATAACTGGTGTTATCAACTACGCCCAGATACTGTGTAATAAAAGCACTGAGGGAAGCAAGGAAAAAGATATAGCGAACCGGATTATCAGGGAAGGCGACCGCATAGCAAGCATCGTTCAAAGCCTTCTTTCTTTTGCCAGGATCAGTGATAAAAAAGAGAAAAAGAGTATTATCAGTGTTCATGAAATATTATCTGACACCCTTATCCTGACAAAGGCGCAGTTGCGGCAAGAGGGTATCAGAATAAAATTAGATATCCCTCAAAGATTACCCGAAATAGTTGCAGACCCCCAACAAATACAGCAGGTATTTTTGAATGCTATAAGTAATGCACGATATGCCTTAAATCAAAAATATCCGGAGACACATGATAACAAAATCCTCGAGGTCTTAGGTGAAGAGATGACTATAGATAATCAACAATGTGTAAAAATCACCTTCTATGATCATGGTACGGGTATACCTGCTGAGATACGAGACAAGATAATGGATCCGTTTTTTACCACAAAGCCCCGTGGCAAGGGAACAGGTTTGGGATTAAGCATTAGTCAGAGTATTATACAAGATCATCATGGTAAACTTACCATCGAGAGTATTGAAGGTGAGTTTACCAAAGTTGCAATTATTTTTCCGGTAATGGCGAAAACCGGGTAA
- a CDS encoding sigma 54-interacting transcriptional regulator, translating to MKAKILIIDDEENIRFTFESFLSDEGYDVKTASNYHEAINSISTSDFDLIFADIILEGKTGIDILKKVKEKKLACPVVMITGAPNIETSLDALRLGAFDYILKPVRQETLLHVTEKALQHKVLVDEKERYRSNLEAIFSSVKDAIVTVDKELVVLEVNEATKGMCNLSRNAIGKSFASFPKYCNEECLHALEKTIQTKQPVEIYRLECKHELRPHQVVNVTTYPLLYNKSIFAGAVLVIRDETHLVDLERDMKERQQLHNIVGKSDKMQTIYSLIENLSDVQTTVLITGESGTGKELVAEALHYKGGRDKKPFVRVNCSALSENLLESELFGHVKGAFTGAVSNRVGRFEKANGGTIFLDEIGDISPRTQLQLLRVLQEREFEKVGDSTPIKVDVRVIAATNQNLKEKIEHGEFRKDLYYRLKVVEIVLPPLRDRREDIPLLVNFFLNKFNKKLNKEITGISSDVQKIFMEYQWPGNVRELEHIIEHAFVLCHQDTITVNHLPPDLKEFLGQKISFLGDMKVDEPKAILQALKKTSWNKVMAAHLLGMSRRTIYRKIHNYKIKMKDS from the coding sequence ATGAAGGCTAAAATTCTTATTATCGATGACGAAGAAAACATCAGATTTACCTTTGAGAGTTTTCTTTCGGATGAGGGGTATGATGTAAAAACAGCCAGCAATTACCATGAGGCAATAAACTCGATTAGTACCTCTGATTTTGATTTAATTTTTGCTGATATTATCCTGGAAGGTAAAACCGGCATCGACATTCTAAAAAAAGTTAAGGAAAAAAAACTTGCATGTCCGGTTGTTATGATTACCGGGGCTCCTAATATCGAAACATCCTTAGATGCGCTGAGATTAGGTGCCTTTGACTATATTCTCAAACCGGTTCGGCAGGAAACACTCCTGCACGTTACCGAGAAGGCATTACAGCACAAAGTATTGGTGGACGAAAAGGAACGATATCGATCAAACCTTGAGGCAATCTTTAGTAGTGTAAAAGATGCAATTGTTACCGTAGATAAGGAATTGGTTGTGCTTGAGGTTAACGAAGCAACAAAAGGTATGTGCAATTTATCCCGCAACGCAATTGGAAAGTCCTTCGCTTCTTTTCCGAAATATTGTAATGAAGAGTGTCTCCATGCACTTGAGAAAACCATTCAAACAAAACAACCGGTAGAAATATATCGCCTGGAGTGTAAACATGAGCTTCGTCCACACCAGGTGGTAAATGTTACGACATATCCTCTCCTGTACAATAAAAGTATATTTGCCGGGGCGGTGCTGGTAATAAGAGATGAGACGCATCTGGTAGATCTTGAGCGGGATATGAAGGAACGTCAACAGTTACATAATATCGTGGGCAAGAGTGATAAAATGCAAACGATTTATTCCCTCATAGAAAACTTATCGGATGTTCAGACAACCGTCCTCATTACGGGAGAAAGCGGAACCGGCAAGGAGTTAGTTGCTGAGGCACTCCATTATAAAGGGGGAAGGGATAAGAAGCCCTTTGTAAGGGTAAACTGTTCAGCCTTATCAGAGAATTTGCTTGAGAGTGAGCTTTTTGGACACGTGAAAGGCGCTTTTACCGGTGCTGTCAGCAATAGAGTTGGCAGGTTCGAAAAGGCAAATGGTGGAACCATTTTTTTAGATGAAATAGGAGACATATCACCCCGGACGCAATTACAGCTCTTGAGAGTATTACAGGAAAGAGAGTTTGAAAAAGTTGGCGATTCAACTCCCATTAAAGTGGATGTTCGCGTTATTGCTGCTACGAACCAGAACCTGAAGGAAAAAATTGAGCACGGAGAATTCCGGAAAGATCTTTACTACCGTCTCAAGGTTGTTGAAATAGTCTTGCCACCATTAAGAGACCGGAGGGAAGATATACCGCTCCTGGTAAATTTCTTTTTAAATAAGTTCAATAAAAAGTTAAATAAAGAGATTACCGGTATTTCTTCCGATGTTCAAAAGATATTTATGGAATATCAATGGCCTGGCAATGTCAGAGAGCTGGAACATATCATAGAACATGCCTTTGTCCTTTGCCACCAGGATACCATAACCGTTAATCATCTTCCGCCTGATTTAAAGGAATTTCTCGGGCAAAAAATCTCTTTCCTTGGAGATATGAAAGTTGATGAACCAAAGGCAATTCTTCAGGCGCTAAAAAAGACCTCATGGAATAAGGTCATGGCTGCTCATCTGCTCGGTATGAGCCGAAGAACCATTTATCGGAAAATCCATAATTACAAGATAAAGATGAAGGACTCATAG